One window from the genome of [Clostridium] celerecrescens 18A encodes:
- a CDS encoding ABC transporter permease, with product MMKQFSYRHTKEAEFMENMEEGSLFSFAGFNEREAEKTGYSNYSYWYSTFRAFLNNRGAFVLLVFLILLLAFTFIQPYLPGQYDPNMIINDAKGMQFRNIPPGKDFILGTNSIGQDLWARIWAGTRTSLIIGLSVALAEAVIGITVGVIWGYVRKADFILTEIYNIIDNIPNTIVLILISYILKPSVKTLVFAMCLTGWIQMARFIRNQILIIRDRDYNVASRCLGTPVSRIILKNLLPYLVSVIMLRMALTIPAAIGNEVFITYIGLGLPVNIPSLGNLINEGRALITTPALRYQLVYPTIILSFVTISFYIIGNAFSDAADPKNHM from the coding sequence ATGATGAAGCAGTTTTCTTATCGTCATACTAAAGAAGCGGAATTCATGGAAAATATGGAAGAAGGATCGTTATTTTCCTTTGCAGGCTTTAACGAAAGGGAAGCGGAGAAAACAGGATACAGCAATTATTCTTACTGGTACAGCACCTTCCGCGCTTTTTTAAATAACCGGGGAGCCTTTGTCCTTCTGGTATTTTTGATTCTTCTCCTGGCGTTTACTTTTATCCAGCCCTATTTGCCGGGGCAGTATGATCCTAATATGATCATCAATGATGCAAAGGGGATGCAGTTTCGTAACATTCCTCCGGGAAAAGACTTTATTCTTGGAACCAATTCCATTGGACAGGATTTATGGGCAAGGATCTGGGCTGGAACCAGGACTTCTTTGATCATCGGATTGTCTGTGGCCCTGGCGGAAGCGGTCATCGGCATAACAGTTGGAGTAATCTGGGGGTATGTGAGAAAGGCGGATTTCATTCTCACGGAAATCTACAATATCATTGACAATATCCCTAATACCATTGTTCTGATCCTGATCTCTTATATTTTAAAACCCAGTGTTAAGACACTGGTGTTTGCCATGTGCCTGACCGGCTGGATTCAGATGGCCAGATTTATTAGGAATCAGATCCTTATTATCCGGGACAGGGATTATAATGTTGCCAGCCGCTGTCTGGGAACACCTGTCAGCAGGATTATTTTAAAAAACCTGCTTCCTTATCTGGTGTCTGTAATCATGCTGCGCATGGCCCTGACCATTCCGGCTGCTATCGGAAACGAAGTGTTTATTACATACATTGGCTTGGGACTTCCTGTGAATATTCCAAGTCTAGGCAATCTGATCAACGAAGGACGGGCTTTGATCACCACCCCTGCATTGCGCTATCAGCTGGTTTATCCGACAATCATCCTTTCCTTTGTCACCATATCGTTTTATATCATCGGCAATGCATTTTCGGATGCCGCTGATCCCAAGAATCACATGTAA
- a CDS encoding ABC transporter permease, which translates to MLKYLGKRIARSFLTLIIILTAVFCLLRLMPVEGYFQNFDKMTTQQIQVSLKEMGLTDPLPVQVVRFFKDLLNGDLGVSRIYRSNVPVSDILKDKVPVSVKLGVWSMALSLFAGLPMGALMARYKYKWFDKIATLFIVCIQAVPAAVYFLYIQLYGTKLMGVGLLFQINDPKYWVLPVLSMSLGNMAFYGMWLRRYMVDESNKDYVKLAKAKGMSEGGVMFKHIFRNAFVPLAQYIPTAFLNTVIGSIYIESLYSIPGMGGLLVTVIKKHDNTMVQGIVLLYACVGVLGLLLGDLLMVLLDPRISLGKKEGDR; encoded by the coding sequence ATGTTAAAGTATTTAGGTAAACGAATCGCACGTTCATTTCTTACACTGATCATCATTCTGACCGCGGTGTTCTGTCTGCTGCGCCTGATGCCAGTCGAGGGATATTTCCAGAACTTTGATAAAATGACGACTCAGCAGATCCAGGTAAGTTTAAAGGAGATGGGGCTTACAGATCCTCTGCCGGTCCAGGTGGTCCGATTCTTTAAAGACCTTCTTAACGGTGATCTGGGTGTATCCAGGATCTATCGATCCAATGTCCCTGTGTCTGATATTTTAAAGGATAAGGTTCCTGTCTCTGTGAAACTGGGGGTCTGGTCCATGGCACTCTCTCTTTTTGCGGGGCTTCCCATGGGGGCTTTGATGGCGCGGTATAAATACAAGTGGTTCGATAAGATCGCAACTCTTTTCATTGTCTGTATCCAGGCAGTTCCTGCTGCAGTTTATTTTCTGTATATCCAACTCTACGGTACCAAACTGATGGGGGTGGGATTGTTATTCCAGATCAATGATCCGAAGTACTGGGTTCTTCCTGTTCTTTCCATGTCCCTTGGAAATATGGCCTTTTATGGTATGTGGCTGAGACGGTATATGGTGGATGAAAGCAATAAGGATTATGTGAAGTTAGCTAAGGCAAAGGGGATGTCAGAGGGCGGAGTCATGTTTAAGCATATTTTCCGCAATGCCTTTGTTCCTTTGGCCCAGTATATTCCTACTGCATTTTTGAATACAGTCATAGGATCCATTTATATTGAATCCCTTTACAGTATTCCGGGAATGGGAGGTCTTCTTGTAACAGTAATTAAAAAGCATGATAATACCATGGTTCAGGGCATTGTCCTGCTCTATGCCTGTGTAGGTGTTCTGGGACTTTTACTGGGCGACCTTCTTATGGTATTGCTGGATCCCAGAATTAGTCTGGGAAAGAAAGAAGGTGACAGATGA
- a CDS encoding ATP-binding cassette domain-containing protein has product MEREVLLDVRDLDVTFGERRKKYEAVKKVNFKIYKGETFGLVGESGSGKTTIGRAIMRIVPSCGGDILYKGEKINGRIPAELDRKVIKEIQMIFQDPQASLNERAKVDYIISEGLMNMEKGLGEKERKKRVDQALLDVGLLPEFASRFPHEFSGGQRQRIGIARSLIMNPDFIIADEPISALDVSVRAQVLNLLEDMKKKRQITYLFIAHDLSVMRFITDRIAVIRKGEIVEMAETEELITHALHPYTRALLSAIPMPDPKHEKEKKLMVYDPSIHDYSWEKASWREIRPEHFVLANRKEAEEYKNCIRIE; this is encoded by the coding sequence ATGGAACGTGAAGTACTGTTGGATGTAAGAGATCTGGATGTAACCTTTGGTGAGCGCAGAAAGAAATATGAAGCGGTAAAGAAGGTAAACTTTAAAATATACAAAGGAGAAACCTTTGGGCTGGTGGGGGAGTCCGGGTCAGGGAAAACCACCATTGGCCGTGCGATCATGAGGATTGTTCCAAGCTGCGGAGGAGATATCCTTTATAAAGGCGAAAAGATCAATGGGAGAATCCCTGCAGAGCTGGACCGGAAGGTCATTAAGGAAATACAGATGATCTTTCAGGATCCTCAGGCTTCCTTAAATGAAAGGGCCAAGGTGGATTATATCATCAGCGAAGGACTGATGAATATGGAAAAAGGATTAGGGGAAAAGGAACGGAAAAAACGGGTAGACCAGGCTCTTCTTGACGTGGGGCTTCTTCCGGAATTTGCAAGCCGTTTCCCTCATGAGTTTTCCGGAGGTCAGAGGCAGAGAATCGGGATAGCCAGATCTCTTATTATGAACCCGGATTTTATCATTGCTGATGAACCGATTTCTGCTCTTGATGTTTCGGTTCGGGCCCAGGTACTAAACCTACTAGAGGATATGAAGAAGAAGCGGCAGATCACCTATCTTTTTATTGCCCACGACTTATCTGTTATGAGATTTATCACGGACCGGATCGCAGTGATCCGAAAAGGTGAGATTGTGGAAATGGCGGAAACGGAGGAACTGATCACCCATGCCCTTCATCCCTATACAAGGGCGCTGCTTTCCGCAATACCCATGCCGGATCCGAAGCATGAAAAGGAGAAAAAGCTTATGGTTTATGATCCTTCGATTCATGATTATTCATGGGAGAAGGCTTCCTGGAGGGAGATAAGACCAGAGCATTTTGTGCTGGCAAACCGGAAGGAAGCGGAAGAATATAAAAACTGTATAAGGATTGAATGA
- a CDS encoding peptide ABC transporter substrate-binding protein, whose product MKKRRMMAAVLCAVLAASTALSGCGGNKNAGNGSQAAGNETGTAESGDPAVYTKLYGSEATTLNYLTAPSENDHKIGANCVDTLIEYDNKGQIKPGLATEWSYDDATLTWTFKLREAKWVDNTGAEVADVTAQDFVDAMKYELTPEYESANVQNLFGIIANAEKYYNGLVYNGGADKDGKVWESIDYSEVGVKAVDEHTLTYTLEKEVPYFLSSLAYVVYMPAYGPQLEELGKDFGTGADKMYYNGAFYLEEFSPQEKHVYKKNAVNYDADLVYINEIQEIYNAEYNTIGPEMVKRGEIDYAEISADILDNMMNSEDTKNLISRERPKTSYSYFYSFNFNPQFDAQYEPDNWRKAVNNENFRKALFAGLNKTKEVAVLEPAAPDDFVINSITPANFTFNADGTDYTTVGDMASLGQSFNEAKAKECRDLAKTELAAEGVTFPVKVLMPYNPSEVNWDKECQVVEQQMESLLGTDFIDIIVEAGPADGFLTEVRRGGKFALMKCNWGADYADPETWTDPFYQAKGEDGYDLGYKYGNIAKAIEEGTPSADAAVEYFTLVEAAKDIKVDINARYEAFAKAEASLINHAFVLPFSISVSKYVANKLDVFEGQYAPFGVSNLRYKGQHLLDHYVSMDEFKANREANAK is encoded by the coding sequence ATGAAAAAAAGAAGAATGATGGCTGCGGTATTATGCGCAGTTTTGGCTGCTTCTACGGCATTAAGCGGCTGTGGCGGGAATAAGAATGCAGGTAATGGTTCCCAGGCGGCAGGAAATGAAACAGGAACAGCGGAGAGCGGAGATCCTGCTGTGTATACCAAACTGTATGGTTCTGAAGCTACTACACTGAATTATCTCACGGCCCCATCGGAAAATGATCACAAAATAGGGGCCAACTGTGTGGACACTCTGATTGAATACGACAACAAAGGACAGATTAAGCCGGGGCTTGCAACAGAATGGAGCTACGACGATGCCACGCTGACATGGACCTTTAAGCTGCGGGAAGCGAAATGGGTGGACAACACCGGAGCGGAAGTGGCCGATGTAACTGCCCAGGATTTTGTTGATGCCATGAAATATGAGCTGACTCCTGAGTATGAAAGTGCGAATGTTCAGAACCTTTTTGGAATTATAGCCAATGCGGAGAAATATTATAATGGTCTGGTATATAACGGCGGTGCGGATAAGGACGGAAAGGTCTGGGAGTCCATTGATTATTCAGAGGTAGGTGTAAAGGCGGTTGATGAACATACCCTTACTTATACTCTGGAAAAGGAAGTTCCGTATTTTCTTTCTTCCCTGGCCTACGTAGTATATATGCCGGCTTATGGCCCACAGCTTGAGGAACTGGGAAAGGATTTCGGTACGGGTGCGGATAAGATGTACTATAATGGTGCGTTTTATCTGGAGGAGTTTTCTCCCCAGGAGAAGCATGTATATAAAAAGAATGCTGTAAATTATGATGCGGATCTGGTTTACATAAATGAGATTCAAGAGATCTATAATGCGGAATACAATACCATCGGGCCAGAAATGGTGAAGCGCGGGGAAATTGATTATGCGGAGATTTCCGCTGACATTCTGGATAACATGATGAACAGCGAGGATACCAAGAATCTGATCAGCCGTGAAAGGCCGAAAACCAGTTACTCCTATTTCTACAGCTTTAATTTTAATCCGCAGTTCGATGCCCAGTATGAACCGGATAACTGGAGAAAAGCGGTGAATAATGAGAATTTCCGCAAGGCATTATTTGCAGGCTTAAATAAGACAAAAGAAGTGGCAGTCCTGGAGCCGGCGGCTCCTGACGATTTTGTAATCAATTCCATTACACCGGCCAACTTTACCTTCAATGCAGACGGAACGGATTACACCACAGTGGGCGATATGGCATCTCTTGGGCAGTCCTTTAATGAAGCAAAGGCAAAGGAATGCCGCGACCTGGCAAAGACAGAGCTTGCAGCGGAAGGTGTTACCTTCCCTGTAAAGGTGCTGATGCCCTACAACCCTTCCGAAGTCAACTGGGATAAGGAATGCCAGGTTGTGGAGCAGCAGATGGAAAGCCTGCTTGGTACGGACTTCATTGATATCATTGTAGAGGCCGGTCCTGCGGATGGCTTCTTAACGGAAGTGCGCCGAGGCGGCAAGTTTGCTTTGATGAAATGTAACTGGGGAGCTGATTACGCAGATCCGGAAACCTGGACAGATCCATTCTATCAGGCAAAGGGTGAGGATGGATACGACCTTGGATATAAGTACGGAAATATTGCAAAAGCCATTGAAGAGGGAACCCCTTCCGCCGATGCTGCAGTGGAGTACTTTACCCTGGTAGAGGCGGCTAAGGACATAAAGGTGGATATCAACGCCCGTTATGAGGCATTTGCCAAGGCGGAAGCGAGCCTGATAAATCATGCATTTGTATTGCCTTTCAGCATTTCTGTCAGCAAATATGTAGCCAACAAGCTGGATGTATTTGAAGGCCAGTATGCACCCTTTGGCGTATCAAATCTCAGGTATAAAGGCCAGCATCTACTGGATCATTACGTTTCCATGGATGAGTTTAAGGCAAACAGGGAAGCAAACGCTAAATAA
- a CDS encoding ABC transporter ATP-binding protein, with amino-acid sequence MNQEKILEVNDLDIKFELRGKVLHAIRGISLDLYKGEILAIVGESGSGKSVFTKSFMGLLERNGYVDGGSAVYSGADDRKNVDLTAVKREKDWLKIRGHEIAMIMQDPMTSLNPLKPIGVQIMEAVLLHQKVGHSEAKKRTLKYLMDVGIQDPEKRFDQYPHEFSGGMRQRVVIAIAIACNPQILICDEPTTALDVTIQAQILDLIKELRHKYRLSVILITHDLGVVANIADRVAVMYAGDIVEIGTCEDIFYDARHPYTWALLSSLPQVGVKGTDLFSIPGTPPNLYTEIKGDAFAPRNPQALNIDFVKRPPYFEVSPTHKAKTWLLDPRAPKVDPPPVVSKIRNGGLI; translated from the coding sequence ATGAACCAGGAAAAGATTTTAGAGGTAAACGATCTGGACATCAAATTTGAACTGAGGGGAAAAGTCCTTCATGCCATACGCGGGATTTCCCTTGATCTATATAAGGGAGAGATTCTGGCTATTGTTGGAGAATCGGGAAGCGGAAAGTCTGTTTTTACCAAATCCTTTATGGGGCTTTTGGAGAGAAATGGGTATGTGGATGGCGGAAGTGCTGTTTATTCCGGGGCAGATGACCGGAAGAACGTTGATTTAACTGCCGTAAAGAGGGAGAAAGACTGGCTTAAGATACGGGGGCATGAGATTGCGATGATCATGCAGGATCCCATGACCAGCTTAAACCCTTTAAAACCCATTGGAGTTCAGATCATGGAAGCAGTGCTGCTTCATCAAAAGGTGGGGCATTCAGAAGCAAAGAAACGGACGCTTAAATATTTAATGGATGTGGGAATTCAAGACCCGGAAAAAAGGTTTGACCAATATCCTCACGAGTTTTCCGGGGGGATGCGCCAACGGGTGGTGATCGCCATTGCCATTGCCTGTAATCCACAGATCCTTATTTGTGATGAGCCGACTACGGCTCTTGACGTGACCATACAGGCTCAGATCCTGGATCTGATTAAGGAACTGCGCCATAAATACAGGCTTTCTGTGATTCTGATCACCCATGACCTAGGAGTTGTGGCCAACATCGCAGACAGGGTGGCGGTTATGTATGCCGGGGATATTGTGGAGATTGGTACCTGTGAAGATATTTTTTATGATGCAAGGCATCCATATACCTGGGCTTTGCTTTCTTCCCTGCCCCAGGTGGGGGTAAAGGGGACGGATCTGTTTTCTATTCCAGGCACACCTCCCAATCTTTATACGGAGATAAAAGGAGATGCCTTTGCTCCCCGCAATCCCCAGGCCCTTAACATTGATTTTGTAAAAAGGCCTCCTTATTTTGAGGTATCGCCTACCCATAAGGCGAAGACCTGGCTGTTAGATCCCAGGGCACCTAAGGTAGATCCGCCGCCTGTGGTCAGCAAAATCAGGAACGGAGGGCTGATTTAA
- a CDS encoding dipeptide epimerase, protein MKIVKIETAKVNIPLVTPFKTALRTVDSVNDIVVRITTDDGQTGFGEAPPTAVITGDTHGSILSAIEEFIAPAIIGMEIENLDGIMKKLHGSIRKNSSAKAAVDMAVYDLFAKSCRKPLYKILGGGRKEIETDLTISVNGVEEMVADSLKAVSQGFRILKIKVGKESKMDVERIRAIRQAAGPDIKLRIDANQGWSAKEAVKIIRTLEDMGIVMDLVEQPVNAHDFEGMKFVTSQVYTPILADESVFSPEDAIRIIRERTADLINIKLMKTGGIHEALKICAIAESYGMECMIGCMLESKIAVSAAAHLAAGRGIITRADLDGPSLCREDPYIGGPVFDGSRIVMNEDPGMGISRVEAFCD, encoded by the coding sequence ATGAAGATTGTAAAGATAGAAACGGCAAAGGTCAATATTCCTCTTGTGACACCATTTAAAACAGCGTTAAGAACGGTTGACAGCGTTAATGATATTGTGGTGAGGATCACAACGGATGACGGTCAGACTGGGTTCGGTGAGGCGCCTCCTACGGCAGTAATTACCGGGGATACCCATGGCTCCATCCTTTCTGCTATTGAGGAATTCATTGCTCCGGCCATTATTGGAATGGAGATTGAAAACCTGGATGGGATCATGAAAAAGCTTCACGGTTCCATACGGAAGAACAGTTCTGCAAAGGCTGCGGTGGACATGGCTGTTTATGACCTTTTTGCAAAGTCCTGCAGGAAACCTTTATATAAGATTCTGGGAGGCGGACGTAAGGAGATCGAAACAGATCTTACCATCAGTGTCAATGGCGTGGAAGAGATGGTGGCTGACAGCCTAAAGGCGGTTTCTCAGGGCTTTCGTATCCTGAAAATCAAAGTGGGAAAAGAAAGCAAAATGGATGTGGAGCGGATTCGGGCCATTCGTCAGGCGGCAGGGCCGGATATCAAGCTTCGGATTGATGCAAATCAGGGGTGGTCCGCCAAGGAAGCAGTAAAGATCATCCGGACTCTGGAAGATATGGGAATCGTCATGGATCTGGTGGAGCAGCCGGTAAATGCTCATGACTTTGAGGGGATGAAGTTTGTGACCAGCCAGGTGTATACACCCATCCTGGCGGACGAAAGCGTTTTTTCTCCTGAGGATGCCATAAGGATCATCAGGGAGCGGACAGCGGATCTTATTAATATAAAGCTTATGAAGACCGGGGGTATCCATGAGGCTTTAAAAATCTGTGCCATTGCGGAAAGCTATGGGATGGAGTGCATGATCGGGTGTATGCTGGAGAGTAAGATTGCGGTGAGCGCGGCAGCCCACCTGGCAGCCGGAAGGGGGATCATTACCAGGGCGGATTTGGATGGACCGTCTCTTTGCAGGGAAGATCCATACATTGGTGGACCTGTTTTTGACGGATCCAGGATCGTTATGAATGAGGATCCTGGCATGGGTATCAGCAGGGTGGAGGCATTTTGTGACTGA
- a CDS encoding ABC transporter substrate-binding protein translates to MKKRTAFLLALTAALSLTACGSKQEAAATKAETAAETQTAAERTTAAAGEEKKDSGEDGDLSELIKAAQAEGELTVYGSCEEEHLSAVCQYFEKTYGIKTKFQRLSTSEVYTKVSEEGGKPSADVWFGGTTDPYNEAVAAGILMPYDAMNAKNLIGDQYKDSTNSWYGIYKGILGFMVNTEELNRLGLEAPKTWDDLTKDEYKGLIMLSNPNTAGTAKLVINTMVQMKGHDAAMEYFKKLDKNIAQYTKSGSGPSKMVGPGECVIGVGFLHDGIYQILQGYDNIQLIVPEDGTSFEVGATAIFEGAAHPNAAKLWIEYALSPECVDLAKENGAYQFLVLKNATQPEEAVRFGLDMNNTIDYDFEDAKENSAKYVEDFFEALGSSADKADANRFLTQ, encoded by the coding sequence ATGAAAAAACGAACGGCATTTTTGCTGGCGCTTACAGCGGCTCTCAGTCTGACCGCATGCGGTTCCAAACAGGAGGCGGCAGCTACTAAGGCAGAGACAGCTGCGGAGACGCAGACGGCGGCTGAAAGAACAACGGCTGCTGCAGGGGAAGAGAAAAAGGATTCAGGGGAAGATGGAGATTTATCGGAACTGATCAAGGCAGCTCAGGCTGAAGGGGAATTAACCGTATATGGCTCCTGTGAAGAGGAGCATTTGTCTGCGGTATGCCAGTATTTTGAAAAGACCTATGGCATTAAGACAAAGTTCCAGAGACTTTCAACCTCAGAGGTTTATACCAAGGTTTCTGAGGAGGGAGGAAAGCCTTCTGCTGATGTATGGTTCGGCGGAACGACTGATCCCTATAATGAAGCGGTTGCAGCTGGGATTTTAATGCCTTATGATGCCATGAATGCCAAGAATCTTATAGGAGACCAGTATAAGGATTCTACCAATAGCTGGTATGGTATTTATAAGGGTATTCTGGGTTTCATGGTGAACACAGAGGAATTAAACAGACTTGGGTTAGAGGCTCCCAAAACCTGGGATGATCTGACGAAAGATGAGTATAAGGGACTTATCATGCTTTCCAATCCCAATACAGCAGGTACGGCTAAGCTGGTGATCAATACCATGGTACAGATGAAGGGCCATGATGCTGCTATGGAGTATTTTAAAAAGCTGGACAAGAACATTGCACAGTATACAAAATCAGGTTCCGGTCCATCTAAGATGGTTGGACCTGGGGAATGTGTCATTGGAGTCGGTTTCCTTCATGACGGGATCTATCAGATTCTTCAGGGATATGATAACATTCAGCTGATTGTTCCTGAGGATGGAACCTCCTTTGAGGTAGGTGCAACTGCGATCTTTGAGGGCGCTGCTCATCCAAATGCAGCAAAGCTGTGGATCGAATATGCCCTGTCACCAGAGTGCGTGGATCTTGCAAAGGAAAACGGTGCTTATCAGTTCCTGGTTTTAAAGAACGCAACACAGCCGGAAGAAGCTGTACGCTTTGGCCTTGATATGAATAATACCATTGATTATGATTTTGAAGATGCAAAAGAAAACAGTGCGAAATATGTGGAAGATTTCTTTGAAGCCTTGGGAAGCTCTGCAGACAAGGCAGATGCCAACCGTTTCCTGACACAGTAA
- a CDS encoding C40 family peptidase has translation MKSYGIIKIPVATIWDGRSEIKENNLGETVSAISDEGLYGMGLSITGAEDRGFYPVRTFYGYSGFIRKEEMELVSLKELKCWEECGLMVTDGSYVDILSLPKVQGVRLLSLFRGSLIRVLSFESETEGWAKVELLDGRVGYMRNQFLRKKEFSQSGLWTRELPQKEIVDEASFRKSAVETAKQYLGTQYRWGGRSTAGIDCSGLTSESYLLNGILIYRDARIEPGFPVHEIPKDEMLPGDLMYFPGHIAMYMGNGAYIHSTGKIGSGGVVINSLNPQAEDYRADLAESWYASGSIFGTAPLMQTPC, from the coding sequence ATGAAATCTTATGGGATTATAAAGATACCGGTCGCTACTATTTGGGATGGCCGGTCGGAGATAAAAGAGAATAACCTTGGAGAGACAGTGTCGGCTATTTCGGATGAAGGGCTGTATGGAATGGGGCTTTCGATAACCGGGGCAGAAGATCGGGGATTTTATCCGGTGAGGACATTTTACGGTTATTCCGGTTTTATCAGGAAAGAAGAAATGGAACTGGTGAGTCTTAAAGAACTGAAATGCTGGGAAGAGTGCGGGCTTATGGTTACAGATGGAAGTTACGTGGACATTCTTTCTCTTCCAAAGGTTCAGGGAGTGCGTCTTTTAAGCCTGTTCCGTGGTTCTCTTATCAGGGTACTTTCCTTTGAATCAGAAACTGAAGGCTGGGCCAAGGTGGAGCTTTTGGATGGGCGAGTGGGCTATATGAGAAACCAGTTTTTAAGGAAGAAGGAATTTTCCCAGTCTGGTCTGTGGACGAGGGAGCTTCCGCAAAAGGAGATTGTGGATGAAGCATCATTCCGTAAGTCGGCGGTAGAGACAGCAAAGCAGTATCTGGGGACCCAGTATCGCTGGGGAGGAAGATCTACTGCAGGCATCGACTGTTCCGGGCTGACTTCGGAAAGCTATCTATTAAACGGAATCCTTATCTACCGGGATGCCAGGATAGAACCGGGATTTCCGGTACATGAGATACCAAAGGATGAGATGCTTCCCGGCGACCTTATGTATTTTCCGGGACACATCGCCATGTATATGGGAAATGGTGCTTATATCCATTCTACGGGAAAAATTGGCAGCGGCGGTGTGGTGATCAACAGCCTAAATCCTCAGGCAGAGGACTATCGGGCGGATCTTGCAGAAAGCTGGTATGCGTCAGGGAGTATTTTTGGCACAGCTCCATTGATGCAAACTCCGTGCTGA
- a CDS encoding serine hydrolase: protein MKDEIIKKLERVPGKISFFYEDLKTGKVFAYHEQEPMMAASIIKLFVMAAAFEKSKKGTFQMDELFAVKREDWVPSCGALTYLHDGILVTGLDLITLMIIFSDNTATNILIDILGIEEINEMIRELGFRHTLLQRKMYDVERSSRGIQNYITADETGRLLKMMYEGTLIDRQSSEAMISILKNQQLCSKIPFYLQALAESPEIAHKTGEDTGITHDVGIVYGKEPFLVCFCGNETDTPAFERVMAEVSLELYNQVNHVNQEIGGKQ from the coding sequence ATGAAAGATGAAATAATAAAGAAGCTGGAACGGGTTCCTGGAAAAATCAGTTTTTTTTATGAGGATCTGAAGACAGGAAAAGTATTTGCATATCACGAACAAGAGCCCATGATGGCGGCAAGCATCATCAAGCTGTTTGTTATGGCGGCTGCCTTTGAGAAAAGTAAAAAGGGAACCTTCCAGATGGATGAACTGTTTGCTGTGAAAAGGGAAGACTGGGTTCCTTCCTGCGGCGCTCTTACTTACCTTCATGATGGAATTTTAGTAACAGGATTGGACCTGATCACATTAATGATCATTTTCAGTGATAATACGGCTACCAATATCCTGATCGATATTCTTGGAATAGAGGAAATCAACGAAATGATCCGGGAGCTTGGATTCAGGCATACACTTCTTCAGAGAAAAATGTATGATGTAGAAAGGTCAAGCCGTGGGATCCAGAACTACATAACTGCCGATGAAACGGGCAGGCTTTTAAAAATGATGTATGAGGGGACTCTTATAGACAGACAGTCCAGTGAAGCAATGATTTCCATTCTTAAAAATCAGCAGCTTTGCAGTAAGATTCCCTTTTATCTGCAGGCCCTTGCAGAGAGTCCGGAAATTGCCCACAAGACAGGGGAAGATACGGGGATCACTCATGATGTGGGGATTGTTTATGGAAAAGAACCGTTTTTGGTCTGCTTTTGCGGAAATGAGACGGATACCCCTGCATTTGAAAGGGTCATGGCTGAGGTTTCCCTGGAATTATATAATCAAGTCAATCATGTAAATCAGGAAATTGGGGGAAAGCAATGA
- a CDS encoding serine hydrolase: MDSRLTLEKRIEAEIMSYDGKIGIYLDDFHGNVIAIHADEAFETASTIKTYILACLFDEVEKGNKSLEDMIEYKEEHVVDGSGVLPALEPGAMLRVKDAATLMIIVSDNIATNMMIDYLGLERINQCIKALGCKDTALYNPIHFEQYDRLGTSTPEDYASIFIRLAKGELISPGADEKMLDIFKKQHYNSMITKDFPPFYMDSDNTDDILISVASKSGSMDACRNDGGLVFTPYGPYAIVMFHKEFSDAMYYPAHPATVFGARVSRMILDQFLALEGRFLK; this comes from the coding sequence ATGGATTCCAGACTGACATTAGAGAAAAGAATTGAAGCGGAGATCATGAGCTATGACGGGAAAATAGGGATTTATCTGGATGATTTCCATGGCAATGTTATTGCCATTCACGCAGATGAGGCATTTGAGACAGCAAGCACCATAAAGACCTATATACTGGCATGCCTGTTTGATGAGGTGGAAAAGGGAAACAAAAGCCTTGAGGACATGATCGAGTACAAGGAAGAACATGTGGTGGACGGAAGCGGTGTTCTTCCGGCTCTGGAGCCGGGAGCAATGCTCAGGGTAAAGGATGCGGCAACTCTTATGATCATTGTAAGTGATAATATTGCAACCAATATGATGATAGACTATCTGGGGCTGGAGAGGATTAACCAATGCATCAAAGCCCTTGGATGCAAGGATACGGCGCTGTACAATCCCATTCACTTTGAGCAGTACGACAGGCTTGGGACCAGTACGCCTGAAGATTATGCAAGCATTTTTATCCGTCTTGCAAAAGGGGAGCTTATCAGTCCGGGGGCGGATGAAAAGATGCTGGATATCTTCAAAAAGCAGCATTATAACAGTATGATCACTAAGGATTTTCCCCCGTTCTATATGGACAGTGACAATACGGATGACATCCTGATTTCCGTTGCCTCTAAAAGCGGAAGCATGGATGCCTGCAGAAATGACGGCGGCCTGGTGTTTACTCCCTATGGGCCTTATGCCATCGTCATGTTCCACAAGGAATTTTCTGATGCCATGTATTATCCGGCCCACCCGGCCACCGTGTTCGGGGCCAGGGTCAGCCGGATGATCCTGGATCAGTTTTTAGCATTGGAGGGAAGATTTTTAAAATAA